TGCGGCTGGCCGCGCCGGAAGCCGGCACAAAAACCGTGACGCGGCCCGCCAGGCGTTCGCGTTCGTAAAGCGCGGAAAGCGCCGAGGCCTCGGCGGCGTTCACCGCTTCGATCCCTTTTCCCGGGACGCAGGGCGCGGCAAGCTCGACGAAGGGAAATCCATCAGTCAGCGCCTTGAGCTGGGAAGCCGCTCGGTCGGGAGAAACACCGCGGGCCTTGAGTTCTTTGAGGTCGTCCGCGGTCAGCAATGGAGATTCGGTTTTGGAAGAGTCCATGAAGATTTCAGGATATGGCGGGGCGTTTGATGTTGCCGTGATTTTCGAGAAGGTAACGGATTTCGTTCAGCAGGCTTTCCGGCTCGAACGGCTTGGACACGTACGCGTCGGCGAGCGCCTTTTCTTCCCCGACCTTGTCGCGAACCCAGGCGCTCAGGATGATGATGGGGATGTTTTTGAATGCCGCATACTGCGGGTCGCGCTTCAGGTCCTTGCACACCTGAAGCCCGT
The sequence above is a segment of the Verrucomicrobiia bacterium genome. Coding sequences within it:
- a CDS encoding response regulator encodes the protein MSKKAKILVADDEKSILKMVEARLKSNHYDVVTAEDGVQALEKIKASNPDLIILDLAMPQKNGLQVCKDLKRDPQYAAFKNIPIIILSAWVRDKVGEEKALADAYVSKPFEPESLLNEIRYLLENHGNIKRPAIS